One window from the genome of Rhodopseudomonas sp. P2A-2r encodes:
- a CDS encoding RNA-binding protein, translating into MIARIATGEINETATTDDGKNAAAVALGRMGGKARAAGMTAEKRSDIAKKAAAKRWSKTS; encoded by the coding sequence ATGATTGCCCGGATAGCCACCGGGGAGATCAACGAAACGGCAACCACCGACGACGGGAAGAACGCCGCCGCCGTGGCGCTGGGGCGCATGGGCGGCAAGGCGCGGGCCGCCGGGATGACGGCGGAGAAACGTTCAGATATTGCGAAGAAAGCGGCTGCGAAGCGTTGGAGCAAGACTAGCTGA
- the recA gene encoding recombinase RecA: protein MASTPTALRIVEGSSMDKTKALSAALSQIERQFGKGSVMKLGKNDRSMDIETISSGSLGLDIALGVGGLPRGRVVEIYGPESSGKTTLALHTVAEGQKKGGICAFIDAEHALDPVYARKLGVNIDELLISQPDTGEQALEICDTLVRSGAVDVLVIDSVAALVPRAELEGEMGDALPGLQARLMSQALRKLTASINKSNTMVIFINQIRMKIGVMYGSPETTTGGNALKFYASVRLDIRRIGAIKERDEVVGNQTRVKVVKNKLAPPFKQVEFDIMYGEGVSKMGEILDLGVKAGIVEKSGAWFSYDSQRLGQGRENSKAFLKANPEMTAKIEASIRQNSGLIAEQILAGSPERDAEGEEPADE, encoded by the coding sequence ATGGCCTCGACCCCGACCGCCCTGCGTATCGTTGAAGGATCCTCGATGGACAAGACCAAGGCCCTGTCGGCCGCGCTCTCGCAGATCGAGCGCCAGTTCGGCAAGGGCTCGGTAATGAAGCTCGGCAAGAACGATCGCTCGATGGATATCGAGACGATCTCGTCGGGCTCGCTGGGACTGGACATCGCCCTCGGCGTCGGCGGCCTGCCGCGCGGCCGGGTGGTGGAAATCTACGGGCCGGAATCCTCGGGCAAGACCACGCTGGCGCTGCACACGGTGGCCGAAGGCCAGAAGAAGGGCGGCATCTGCGCCTTCATCGACGCCGAACACGCGCTCGACCCGGTCTATGCCCGCAAGCTCGGCGTCAACATCGACGAACTCCTGATCTCGCAGCCGGATACCGGCGAGCAAGCGCTGGAGATCTGCGACACCCTGGTGCGCTCCGGCGCCGTCGACGTGCTGGTGATCGATTCGGTGGCGGCGCTGGTGCCGCGCGCCGAGCTCGAAGGCGAGATGGGCGACGCATTGCCCGGCCTGCAGGCCCGTCTGATGAGCCAGGCGCTGCGCAAGCTGACCGCCTCCATCAACAAGTCCAACACGATGGTCATCTTCATCAACCAGATCCGCATGAAGATCGGCGTGATGTACGGCTCGCCGGAAACCACCACCGGCGGCAACGCGCTGAAATTCTACGCCTCGGTCCGCCTCGATATCCGCCGCATCGGCGCCATCAAGGAGCGCGACGAGGTGGTGGGCAACCAGACCCGCGTCAAGGTCGTCAAGAACAAGCTGGCGCCGCCGTTCAAGCAGGTCGAATTCGACATCATGTATGGCGAGGGCGTCTCCAAGATGGGCGAGATCCTCGATCTCGGCGTCAAGGCCGGGATCGTCGAGAAGTCCGGCGCCTGGTTCTCCTATGACAGCCAGCGGCTCGGTCAGGGCCGCGAAAACTCAAAAGCCTTCCTCAAGGCCAATCCGGAAATGACCGCCAAGATCGAAGCCTCGATCCGGCAGAATTCCGGCCTGATCGCCGAGCAGATCCTGGCCGGCTCGCCGGAGCGCGACGCCGAAGGCGAAGAGCCGGCGGACGAGTGA